The following proteins come from a genomic window of Pirellula staleyi DSM 6068:
- a CDS encoding lysophospholipid acyltransferase family protein, with product MKRTLAQRLFYDALRIFSRIFAVLFYRLRYQGTSHYPLEGGGLVCSNHQSYLDPVLVGMTCPRRMNYLARDTLFTGRFGWLIRFLDAIPIDREGSGLSGIKETLRRLKAGELVLIFPEGTRTEDGELLPIKSGFCSIARRSKQPLIPVGIDGAWQVWPRKSKYPRLGRLAVVIGEPISPESMESLSDDELVKIVRSRIAAAHAEARKLCQ from the coding sequence GTGAAACGGACACTTGCCCAGCGGCTGTTCTACGATGCGCTTCGAATCTTCTCGCGCATCTTTGCCGTCCTCTTCTATCGCCTGCGCTATCAAGGGACCAGCCATTATCCGCTCGAAGGGGGCGGGCTCGTTTGCTCGAATCATCAAAGCTATCTCGATCCGGTGCTCGTTGGCATGACTTGCCCGCGGCGCATGAATTACCTGGCTCGCGACACGCTCTTCACCGGGCGTTTCGGCTGGCTGATTCGATTTCTCGATGCGATTCCGATCGACCGCGAAGGGAGCGGCCTCTCGGGTATCAAAGAGACACTGCGTCGATTGAAGGCGGGGGAACTCGTTTTGATTTTCCCGGAAGGGACGCGCACTGAAGATGGCGAACTGTTGCCCATCAAGTCGGGGTTCTGCTCCATCGCCCGACGTAGCAAGCAGCCTCTGATTCCGGTAGGGATCGACGGCGCGTGGCAGGTTTGGCCGAGGAAGTCAAAATACCCACGTCTCGGTCGGCTGGCGGTGGTGATTGGCGAACCGATTTCGCCCGAGTCGATGGAATCTCTTTCCGACGACGAACTCGTGAAAATTGTTCGCAGCCGCATAGCAGCTGCACATGCTGAAGCGCGCAAGCTTTGCCAGTAG
- the cmk gene encoding (d)CMP kinase translates to MIVTIDGPAGAGKSSIARVLAERLGFQFLDTGAMYRAVTLAALRQQLTEADADQVAQLAATLTITLSGPRIWLGSEEVTAEIRSQAVNKHVAIAASNPAVRSLMVDQQRAIGARGNTVTEGRDQGTVVFPQAECKIFLTASPLERARRRHAQLQERGDTTPLEEVLEQQSLRDHRDSTRAVGPLKQPPGSEVVVTDGLSPAEVVARLEAIVRRCQALSQSAAG, encoded by the coding sequence ATGATTGTCACGATTGATGGACCCGCTGGCGCTGGCAAGAGCAGCATCGCACGTGTGCTGGCCGAGCGACTCGGTTTTCAGTTTTTGGATACGGGCGCGATGTATCGCGCAGTGACATTGGCCGCGCTCCGCCAGCAACTAACCGAAGCCGATGCCGATCAAGTAGCTCAACTCGCCGCGACCCTGACGATTACTCTTTCGGGCCCTCGCATTTGGCTCGGCAGCGAAGAAGTGACCGCCGAGATTCGGAGCCAGGCTGTCAACAAGCACGTTGCCATTGCTGCGAGCAATCCGGCTGTTCGTTCGCTGATGGTCGATCAGCAGCGAGCAATTGGAGCGCGAGGCAACACGGTGACCGAGGGACGCGATCAAGGGACAGTTGTCTTTCCGCAGGCCGAGTGCAAGATATTCTTAACCGCATCGCCACTCGAGCGGGCTCGACGTCGCCATGCTCAGTTGCAAGAGCGCGGCGACACCACGCCGCTCGAGGAAGTGCTCGAGCAGCAGAGCCTGCGTGATCATCGCGATAGTACGCGTGCCGTGGGTCCTTTGAAACAGCCTCCGGGCTCGGAAGTGGTGGTCACCGATGGACTATCGCCGGCCGAAGTGGTGGCGCGACTCGAGGCGATTGTTCGCAGGTGTCAAGCACTTTCACAATCGGCTGCTGGCTAG
- a CDS encoding DUF1559 domain-containing protein, with protein MRRARAAGFTLVELLVVIAIIGVLVALLLPAVQAAREAARRMSCSNNLKQLGIAVHNYHDITQNFPISIGPWPEGSSYTAERNGKGWIVSILPQMEQMPLFEALSIGFVGDFNSGGGIMRAECRNAMKTQVPALYCPSDPDSKKNRTDRTQWSGIEVALTSYKGVLGNNRMGGSSSIHQGPADCHNTINCSGMFYRNNYQDRLTFAAVTDGTSNTLMIGEDVPSENTHSVAYYANGDYCSTHGPINYFPKPTNPTFWPNVMTFRSRHPGIAQFALADGSVRNISQTIDINLYQALATKAGAEAVSPP; from the coding sequence ATGCGTCGCGCTCGAGCTGCAGGGTTTACGCTCGTCGAGTTGTTAGTGGTGATTGCGATTATTGGCGTTCTTGTAGCGCTGCTGCTCCCTGCTGTTCAAGCTGCGCGAGAAGCTGCTCGCCGTATGTCGTGCTCGAACAATCTCAAACAACTGGGGATTGCTGTTCATAACTATCACGACATCACTCAAAACTTTCCCATTAGTATCGGCCCCTGGCCAGAAGGCTCGAGCTATACCGCTGAACGTAATGGCAAGGGGTGGATAGTTTCCATTTTACCACAAATGGAGCAAATGCCTCTGTTTGAAGCTTTAAGCATTGGGTTTGTGGGCGACTTCAATTCCGGTGGTGGAATTATGCGAGCCGAGTGCCGCAATGCTATGAAAACACAAGTCCCCGCCCTTTATTGCCCCTCGGATCCCGACTCGAAAAAGAATCGAACCGATCGGACGCAGTGGAGTGGTATTGAAGTGGCTCTTACCAGTTATAAGGGGGTGCTGGGTAACAATCGCATGGGTGGCAGCTCCAGCATTCATCAAGGTCCGGCCGACTGCCATAATACTATTAACTGCAGTGGCATGTTCTATCGCAATAACTATCAAGACCGCCTAACGTTCGCGGCCGTTACCGATGGGACCAGCAATACGCTGATGATCGGCGAAGATGTTCCGAGTGAGAACACACACTCGGTCGCCTATTATGCTAACGGCGATTACTGCAGCACTCACGGCCCCATTAACTACTTTCCTAAACCAACGAATCCCACGTTCTGGCCCAATGTGATGACGTTTCGCAGTCGTCATCCGGGAATTGCTCAATTTGCTTTGGCCGATGGTAGTGTGCGCAATATCAGTCAAACTATTGATATTAATCTCTATCAGGCGCTCGCCACCAAAGCAGGTGCAGAAGCTGTTTCGCCTCCCTAG
- a CDS encoding DUF4303 domain-containing protein — MDQTALKEWLHEPRLKLTEAIVAGLEQHLKSLETAEQPFYGYSILLGERFSPGELVGVTNREEDLEVEADDPMYTYYRYNVDEWQQWDHEQFTDANRLLAALDLEFKSKHQRQGKEFIFDEIEHLYADLILEAILQGMVAAKAQGLFGKDERFLVIWIAGSPGEITMQSLKTLNSPKVVKAFIEEFGEDF, encoded by the coding sequence ATGGATCAAACAGCTTTGAAGGAGTGGCTCCACGAGCCGCGCTTGAAACTTACTGAAGCGATTGTGGCGGGACTCGAGCAGCATTTGAAATCGTTGGAAACGGCGGAGCAGCCGTTTTATGGCTATTCGATCCTGCTGGGGGAGCGTTTTAGCCCCGGTGAACTCGTCGGAGTCACCAACCGCGAGGAGGATCTCGAGGTCGAAGCCGATGACCCGATGTATACCTATTACCGCTACAACGTCGACGAATGGCAGCAGTGGGATCACGAGCAGTTCACCGATGCCAATCGCCTGCTCGCGGCGCTCGATCTCGAGTTTAAGTCGAAGCATCAGCGGCAGGGGAAAGAATTCATATTCGACGAGATCGAACATCTGTATGCCGATCTGATCCTGGAGGCGATCTTGCAAGGGATGGTTGCAGCCAAAGCGCAGGGGCTCTTTGGAAAAGACGAGCGGTTCCTGGTGATCTGGATTGCAGGCTCTCCGGGCGAGATCACCATGCAATCGCTCAAAACACTGAATTCTCCCAAGGTCGTGAAGGCTTTCATCGAAGAATTTGGCGAAGACTTTTAA
- a CDS encoding DUF6666 family protein yields the protein MRISHRNFSTLAAICLLLAGAGGSLFAQSSRPTQWSPTRPAARAARPPVAREVQEVAYDEQSTDVSAEYEEEGYDEPAPARVPRAERRAVNQRARPQSNATAVGTGVRSSVRQTAYDTFPGETVMAEGESIVVGEAHLAAGETYYEGEIPYGVMPQSGPMADCNVCGPGGCGLFGCPSCPPQGKPCCICIPCPTLETLELHAGVHGFTGPANRGGTSSFGFHEGFNWGTPLYLLGIAGQIGVSGTHSNFDGSSITENDRNQMFVTAGLYRRVDCGLQMGVVMDYLHDEWDYAVDLVQLRGEISYRLNECNEFGFWFTQGMNDDSDVARQTIPGTAGQTFVDREVNFEITDLYAFFFRRQFRCGGEGRIYGGFTGESQGLVGGDLRIQLNQKWALENTFIYVTSGGDENVPDYQEDSWNVAIQMVWTPFAGRRGSCVPHPCRALLPVAHNGNFITRLDQP from the coding sequence ATGCGAATCAGCCACCGAAACTTCTCCACCCTCGCGGCAATCTGCTTGCTGCTCGCAGGTGCAGGTGGATCGCTATTCGCTCAAAGCAGTCGGCCGACCCAGTGGTCCCCTACTCGCCCTGCCGCACGTGCTGCTCGTCCTCCGGTGGCTCGCGAAGTTCAGGAAGTGGCCTACGACGAGCAGTCGACCGACGTTTCTGCCGAGTATGAAGAAGAGGGCTACGACGAGCCAGCGCCAGCTCGTGTGCCACGTGCCGAGCGTCGGGCGGTGAATCAGCGAGCTCGCCCTCAGTCGAATGCTACCGCTGTCGGAACCGGTGTCCGCTCGTCGGTTCGCCAAACTGCCTACGACACATTCCCCGGCGAGACCGTCATGGCCGAGGGGGAGTCGATTGTTGTCGGCGAAGCTCACTTGGCGGCCGGCGAAACCTACTACGAAGGTGAAATCCCTTATGGCGTCATGCCTCAGTCGGGACCAATGGCCGACTGTAACGTCTGCGGACCGGGAGGCTGTGGTTTGTTTGGATGCCCCAGCTGTCCTCCCCAAGGTAAGCCGTGCTGCATCTGCATCCCCTGCCCTACGCTCGAAACACTCGAACTCCACGCCGGTGTGCATGGCTTCACCGGACCAGCCAATCGTGGCGGCACCAGCAGCTTTGGATTTCATGAAGGCTTTAACTGGGGAACCCCTCTCTATCTGCTTGGCATTGCTGGACAGATCGGAGTCTCGGGTACGCATAGCAACTTCGATGGCAGTTCGATCACCGAGAACGACCGTAATCAAATGTTCGTGACCGCCGGGCTCTATCGCCGCGTCGATTGCGGTTTGCAAATGGGGGTGGTGATGGACTATCTGCACGACGAATGGGACTACGCCGTCGATCTAGTGCAGCTGCGCGGCGAGATCAGTTACCGCCTGAATGAATGCAATGAGTTCGGCTTCTGGTTCACGCAAGGAATGAACGACGACAGCGATGTCGCTCGTCAAACGATACCCGGCACAGCTGGCCAAACGTTCGTCGACCGGGAAGTGAATTTCGAGATCACCGACCTCTACGCGTTCTTCTTTCGGCGTCAATTTCGCTGCGGCGGCGAGGGACGTATCTACGGTGGCTTCACGGGTGAAAGCCAGGGGCTCGTGGGGGGCGATCTGCGGATTCAGCTCAACCAGAAGTGGGCCCTCGAGAACACGTTTATTTACGTCACCTCGGGTGGCGACGAAAACGTTCCTGATTATCAGGAGGATAGCTGGAACGTTGCGATTCAGATGGTCTGGACTCCCTTTGCCGGTCGCCGTGGCAGCTGCGTTCCTCACCCCTGCCGAGCCTTGCTGCCAGTCGCTCACAACGGCAACTTCATTACGCGACTCGACCAGCCCTAA